A window from Fragaria vesca subsp. vesca linkage group LG5, FraVesHawaii_1.0, whole genome shotgun sequence encodes these proteins:
- the LOC101294561 gene encoding UDP-glycosyltransferase 85A2-like, with protein sequence MGSNASEKPHAVCIPYPAQGHINPMLKLAKILHYRGFHITFVNTEYNHERLLRSRGPNSLDGLPSFRFKSIPDGLPPTDANVTQDIPALCGSIRNNFLAPFRSLLSELNSSSNSPPVTCIISDLGTTFTLDATHELGLPVVLFQTASACTLMCYLHHAHLIEKGIVPLKEASYLTNGYLDTVIDWLPGLGSIRLRDMPTFIRTTDPDDVMLSFILYMIEQAQRASAIIINTFDALEHKVLDAFSSLLPPVYSIGPLHQQLSHIQEDDDSKTIGSNLWKEEPECLEWLESKEPNSVVYVNFGSITVMTDEQLIEFAWGLANSNMTFLWVIRPDLVAGNSAVVPPEFVEETKGRSWLASWCPQEQVLNHPAIGGFLTHCGWNSTVESLCGGVPMICWPFFADQQINCRFCCKEWGVAMQIEGDVRRNYIEVLVRKLMEGQEGKQMRKKSLEWKKLAEEAVTAPNGSSFLNLNKMVNQVLLSPKN encoded by the exons ATGGGTTCCAACGCCTCGGAGAAGCCACATGCAGTTTGTATACCATACCCTGCTCAAGGTCACATAAACCCAATGCTAAAATTAGCTAAAATCCTTCACTACAGAGGCTTTCATATAACCTTTGTCAACACAGAGTACAACCATGAGCGCCTGCTTAGATCCCGAGGTCCCAACTCTCTCGATGGCCTGCCCTCGTTTAGGTTCAAATCGATTCCCGATGGCCTTCCTCCTACTGATGCCAATGTCACCCAAGACATACCTGCCTTATGTGGTTCCATTAGAAATAACTTTTTAGCACCCTTCAGAAGCCTTCTTTCAGAACTCAATTCTTCGTCAAATTCCCCTCCTGTTACTTGCATAATATCTGATTTAGGCACGACCTTCACTCTTGATGCAACCCATGAACTTGGCCTTCCAGTAGTCCTCTTCCAGACAGCGAGTGCTTGTACATTAATGTGCTACCTTCACCATGCCCATCTCATTGAAAAGGGTATTGTTCCACTTAAAG AGGCCAGTTATTTAACAAATGGCTACTTGGACACTGTAATAGACTGGTTACCTGGCTTGGGAAGTATACGTTTGAGGGACATGCCAACCTTCATTAGAACCACAGACCCAGATGATGTCATGCTGAGTTTTATTCTGTATATGATAGAACAAGCTCAAAGAGCGTCTGCTATCATTATTAACACATTTGATGCCTTGGAGCATAAAGTTTTAGATGCATTTTCAAGTTTGCTACCACCTGTGTATTCCATTGGACCTCTTCATCAACAACTCAGTCATATCCAAGAAGATGATGACTCAAAGACTATCGGGTCAAATCTTTGGAAAGAAGAACCGGAGTGTCTTGAATGGCTTGAGTCAAAAGAACCAAATTCTGTTGTTTATGTAAACTTTGGAAGTATCACAGTCATGACAGATGAGCAGCTGATTGAGTTTGCTTGGGGTCTCGCAAATAGTAACATGACCTTTTTGTGGGTGATTAGGCCTGATCTTGTGGCTGGGAACTCAGCTGTGGTTCCACCCGAGTTTGTAGAAGAGACCAAGGGAAGGAGTTGGTTGGCGAGTTGGTGCCCTCAAGAACAAGTTCTGAATCATCCAGCTATAGGAGGTTTCTTGACACACTGTGGATGGAACTCTACGGTTGAAAGTCTGTGTGGTGGAGTTCCCATGATCTGTTGGCCCTTCTTTGCTGACCAACAAATAAATTGTAGGTTCTGTTGCAAAGAGTGGGGTGTAGCCATGCAGATAGAGGGTGATGTTAGAAGGAATTATATAGAAGTCCTTGTGAGAAAATTAATGGAAGGACAGGAAGGCAAACAAATGAGGAAGAAATCCTTGGAATGGAAGAAGTTGGCAGAGGAAGCTGTTACTGCACCAAATGGTTCATCATTCTTGAATTTGAACAAGATGGTTAACCAGGTGCTTCTTTCTCCTAAAAATTAG